Genomic window (Ruminococcus flavefaciens AE3010):
ACAAATGTCCTTGTTCGGTTCTTTTTCAGCGACTGAAGTGTAACTTTATTAAAAATATTCATTTGCGTATCACCTCGTCACGGATAATACAGCCGTCCTCTATAGCAAGTATACGATCAGCCTGAAGCGCTATATTCTCATCATGAGTAATGATAATAAGCGTCTGATTGTATTTCTGATTGGAAAGCTTGAGAAGATCGACTATCTCCTGACTGTTCTTGCTGTCAAGATTGCCTGTAGGCTCGTCTGCTAATACGACCGCAGGAGCGTTCATAAGTGCTCTGCCAATGGAAACTCTCTGCTGCTGACCGCCTGAGAGCTGATTGGGAAGATGTTCCTCTCTGCCTTTGAGCTTCAGTGTTGCAATAAGCTCATTGAGTCTGTCATCATTGACCTGCTGACCGTCCATGAGTACAGGAAGTGTAATATTCTCGGTAACATTGAGTACGGGAATAAGATTGTAGAACTGATATATAAGTCCCACCTGTCTGCGGCGGAATATGGCAAGCTGTTCATCATTCTGAGCATAAACGTCCTTGCCGTCCATATACACTTTTCCCGAGGTGGGCTTATCAACTCCGCCAAGTATATGGAGCAAAGTAGACTTTCCCGAGCCTGACGGACCGATTATTGCGATAAATTCGCCCTTTTCAACCTTAAAGCTTACATTGTCAAGTGCGTGAACTTCGTTTTCACCGCTGCCGTAGACCTTGCATAAATTTTCAACTCTGAGTATCTCCATAGTAAATGCTCCTTTTCTTGGTTTATGTATATATTCTATCATGTCAATATGACTGTAAGGTGACTTTAAAATAACAAAAATGTCACAAAAAGAAAAAGCGAGAATAATCTCGCTTTATACAGTAGATTCATAAAATCTGACAATGAAAACAGCTCCGCCGCCTGATGCGTTTTCTGCCTTAATCGTGCCGTTCTGTCCTGTCACTATCATTCTTGCAAGAGCAAGTCCAATGCCGAAGCCGCCTTTGTCCTCGGAAGTCCTGCCCTTGTAGAATCTCTCAAATATATGCGGCAGATCGTCCTTGGAAATACCGCTGCCGCTGTCGGTAATAACTATTTCTGAGAAAAGTGTATTTCTCTTCCCGCAGACAGTTATTTTTCCGCCGTCAGGAGTATGTTCCATGCAGTTTTTCACTATATTTCCGATAGCCTCACAGCTCCACGCAACATCACAGCTTATATCTCCCTCAGCCTCGATGATGAGCTCCTGTCCGCGAAGCTCCATTGGCACACGAACAGGCATACAGGCTTTTTCAAGAAGATCACGGATACTTATATCCTCACTGTGGAATTTTATAGTTCCTGCGTCAAGCTTAGACATTTTAAGAAGTGCGGTTATGAGCCAGTCTATGCGCGAAAGAAGTCCGTACAGCTTATGTATGAGCTGCTCACGCTTCTCATACGTCAGGTCGGGCTCGGAGAGCATTGAAACAAGTATATTGATCGACGTCAGCGGAGTCCTTATCTGATGGGAGATATCCGCAAGAGAATCTGCGAGATAGATCTTGTCCTCGGTAAGCTTGCTCTGCTGCTCACGAAGCCGAACTGTCATTTTGTATATCTCGCTCTGGAGAAGCCCTATATCTCCCTCTGAATAATTCTCAAACCTTATGCTGTCATCACCGTGGAGTATCCTGTCAATATCCGCCGACATCTTTGAGATGCGCTTATAGCGGATATATATGCAGTACATGTGGATAAAAGTGAATACAGCACATAGTAAAAGTGCAGGCAGAAGCAGCCTCCTGTCATATAAAAAAGCGCCGCCAACAGCGAGGACCGATAAAAAAACGTATATCCCAAATGAGAGCTTTATCTCCGTATTTCTAAGCAGATCTCTCATATGTCCACCCTGTACCCAAGACCTCTTACTGTCTTTATTATGGTCGGATTTGCAGGATCGTCCTCTATTTTCTCACGAAGACGCTTTATATAGACTGTAAGAGTGTTATCGTTGACAAATTCTCCTGCTATATCCCATATCGACTCAAGGAGCTTTGTCCTTGTCATAACAGTTCCCCTGTTATTGATAAAAACAAGCAGCAATCTGTACTCAAGGGCAGACAAAAACAAATCTTTTCCGTTTTTGCTTGCAGTTCCCTTTACAGTGTCAACAAGTACATCTCCCAGCTGAGTTACAGTGCCTGTACTGCCTGTAAGTCTGAGGACGTTTTTTATTCGTGATACAAGCTCACGGGGACGGAATGGCTTGGCTATATAGTCATCTGCTCCAAGATCAAAGCCTGTTACTGTGCTGAATTCGTCACCTGAGGCAGTCAGAAAAATAACAGGGATACAGGTATTGGCTTTTATTGCCGAGCATACCGCAAAGCCGTTGCCGTCTGCAAGAGAAACATCGAGAAGCACAAGGTCAAAGCTCTCATTTTCCACCATTTCGAGCGCTTTTGTCTGTCCGCCGGCGTTTTTGACGCTGAAGCCCTCTCCTTTGAGAAACTCTGTAAGATTGGCGATTATTTCTTTATCATCTTCAACGAGTAATATTCTGTTCAATTTGATACAACTCCGTTCTGATCAATTGTCCATTATATAATAACATATCTCTCTGAAAATTGCAACGAAAAAATAAAAGCAGCCGAAAGCTGCTTTTATCTGTATAATATCTTATGAATTCATACTTCTGCGGAGTTCCTTACAACATATGCCCCGTAAGCTCCTGATATGCCATCGGCAGGAGAAACATAAATGACAGAATCATTGGAAGTATCTTCCTCATTGCCTTTATTTGATCCCGTGCCGCAGCCGCAAACAGAGATAAGGATTCCGCACGCTGTTAAAATAAAAAATAGCTTTTTCATTACCGATTCCCCCTCTCCTTGTTGCTTTTATTGTAAAATACAAACCTTAAAAGAATCTTAAATTCAAGTTGCTTTTTTGTGAACAGATATATTTACGATGACTATTCCCGCAGCAACAAGTAACAATGAAGCACATACCATAAGCGGCCCTGAAGGACTTCTTTCCGAAAGCAGCAAAAATGAAAGTATAACTCCGAAAACAGGGTTCATAAAGCCAAAAACCGATATGGTCGAGACAGGATTGTGTTTCAGAAGAGTTCCCCATATGGAAAAAGCCACTGCGGAAACAAATGCAAGATACAGAAGCATGAGAACTCCCTTGGTATTTATGACTGTTATCCTGCCGCCGAATATAAAGCCGACAGCTGTCATTACTGCGCCGCCGAATACGAACTGCCAGCCGCTTAGCATGACAGGGTCATGCTTTGCCGAATATCTTTTTATAAGAGCTGCCGAAAAAGCATAGGACAGAGCTGAAAGAAAAACAAAGCCCTCCCCTGTCAGTCTGAATCCCCCGTTCATGCCACTGATGTTTATGAGGACAACTCCCGAAAAGCCCACAATACAGCCTGCTATCTTACGGAATGTAAGATTTTCCGTTCTGAATATCAATGCTGCCACAAGTATTGAAAGAAATACATTGGAGGCTGTTATGACAGAGCTCTTCATGCCTGTGCTCCGTGCAAGTCCGATGTAGAAAAATGTGTACTGGAGTATAGTCTGAAATAGTGAAAGTTTCATGACCTTGGTCACTTCATCTGCATGAGGTATAAGCGTTTTTCGTGCAATTAGACTTCCGATCAACAGCGCCAGTATACCTGCAAAAGTAAATCTAAGACCTGCATAAAGCATCTGGGAGCAGGTATCCTCTGCTGTGATGGCTGAAAATCCGTATCCAAGCTTTATACATGGGAAAGCGCTTCCCCACAGCAGACAGCACAGCAGGGTCAGCGGCAGGACTACTGCTTTTTTTGTAAATATTGACCTTTCTTTCATAAATAACTCCTTAAATACCATATGTGAATTATTATAGCACAGTTTAGCTCCGTTTCCAATAGACTTATAAAAAATCAGAGCTTTTTACAAAGCTTCTACCTGACGCGATAATATTTATGTTGAACAGG
Coding sequences:
- a CDS encoding ABC transporter ATP-binding protein, translating into MEILRVENLCKVYGSGENEVHALDNVSFKVEKGEFIAIIGPSGSGKSTLLHILGGVDKPTSGKVYMDGKDVYAQNDEQLAIFRRRQVGLIYQFYNLIPVLNVTENITLPVLMDGQQVNDDRLNELIATLKLKGREEHLPNQLSGGQQQRVSIGRALMNAPAVVLADEPTGNLDSKNSQEIVDLLKLSNQKYNQTLIIITHDENIALQADRILAIEDGCIIRDEVIRK
- a CDS encoding sensor histidine kinase; this encodes MRDLLRNTEIKLSFGIYVFLSVLAVGGAFLYDRRLLLPALLLCAVFTFIHMYCIYIRYKRISKMSADIDRILHGDDSIRFENYSEGDIGLLQSEIYKMTVRLREQQSKLTEDKIYLADSLADISHQIRTPLTSINILVSMLSEPDLTYEKREQLIHKLYGLLSRIDWLITALLKMSKLDAGTIKFHSEDISIRDLLEKACMPVRVPMELRGQELIIEAEGDISCDVAWSCEAIGNIVKNCMEHTPDGGKITVCGKRNTLFSEIVITDSGSGISKDDLPHIFERFYKGRTSEDKGGFGIGLALARMIVTGQNGTIKAENASGGGAVFIVRFYESTV
- a CDS encoding response regulator transcription factor, which translates into the protein MNRILLVEDDKEIIANLTEFLKGEGFSVKNAGGQTKALEMVENESFDLVLLDVSLADGNGFAVCSAIKANTCIPVIFLTASGDEFSTVTGFDLGADDYIAKPFRPRELVSRIKNVLRLTGSTGTVTQLGDVLVDTVKGTASKNGKDLFLSALEYRLLLVFINNRGTVMTRTKLLESIWDIAGEFVNDNTLTVYIKRLREKIEDDPANPTIIKTVRGLGYRVDI
- a CDS encoding DMT family transporter; amino-acid sequence: MKERSIFTKKAVVLPLTLLCCLLWGSAFPCIKLGYGFSAITAEDTCSQMLYAGLRFTFAGILALLIGSLIARKTLIPHADEVTKVMKLSLFQTILQYTFFYIGLARSTGMKSSVITASNVFLSILVAALIFRTENLTFRKIAGCIVGFSGVVLINISGMNGGFRLTGEGFVFLSALSYAFSAALIKRYSAKHDPVMLSGWQFVFGGAVMTAVGFIFGGRITVINTKGVLMLLYLAFVSAVAFSIWGTLLKHNPVSTISVFGFMNPVFGVILSFLLLSERSPSGPLMVCASLLLVAAGIVIVNISVHKKAT